One Deltaproteobacteria bacterium genomic region harbors:
- a CDS encoding Smr/MutS family protein yields MESSKFSETYKPFENLKDLLEKQSFPLATSHKEKPAPDVIEERKPDSSDQERLFEEAMAGVEPIAREYTSFDQGEVRPTRVPKHDPEDDDLARLEELVRHGAGFTISDTPEYMEGLGYGVNPEVATRLHRGDFSIQSHLDLHGLVVEDAHEAFEQFLKEAVLFGRRAVLIIHGRGLSSRAEPVLKTKVKEWLTSGPWRKWVVAFSSARACDGGAGATYVLLRQRPATKRFRKGATSK; encoded by the coding sequence ATGGAATCTTCCAAATTTTCTGAAACTTACAAGCCTTTTGAAAACCTCAAGGACCTCCTTGAGAAGCAGTCATTCCCGTTGGCAACCTCCCATAAAGAAAAGCCTGCTCCGGACGTGATTGAAGAGAGAAAGCCGGATAGCAGTGATCAAGAAAGGCTCTTCGAGGAGGCTATGGCAGGCGTTGAGCCTATTGCGAGGGAGTATACCTCATTTGATCAAGGCGAAGTACGGCCGACGAGGGTGCCTAAGCATGATCCAGAGGATGATGACTTGGCCCGATTGGAGGAACTGGTGAGGCACGGGGCCGGATTCACCATCTCCGACACACCGGAGTACATGGAAGGATTGGGCTACGGGGTGAATCCTGAAGTCGCCACACGTTTGCATCGGGGCGATTTTTCGATCCAGAGCCACCTTGATCTGCACGGGCTCGTTGTTGAGGACGCCCATGAGGCATTTGAGCAGTTTCTCAAAGAAGCCGTGCTCTTCGGAAGAAGGGCTGTGCTGATCATACACGGCCGTGGTCTGTCTTCACGCGCAGAACCAGTCCTTAAGACCAAGGTCAAGGAATGGCTTACGTCCGGTCCCTGGCGAAAATGGGTCGTAGCATTTTCAAGTGCGAGGGCTTGCGACGGAGGAGCTGGGGCCACCTATGTGTTGTTGCGGCAGCGTCCTGCCACCAAACGCTTTCGCAAAGGAGCAACCAGTAAATAG
- a CDS encoding ATP-binding protein has product MERLRRFFDHPQGSFFLFGPRGTGKSTLAKERFKESLYVDLLDPETFRILSANPERLREQLLTSPDKAVIVIDEIQKAPQLLDLVHSLIEEKRGWEFVLTGSSSRKLKRAGVDLLAGRAVLRSLHPFMAAELGNRFSLDDALQVGLLPIVLDSPQPKQVLRTYAALYLREEVQMEGLVRNIGNFSRFLEAVSFSHASLMNISNVARECKVERKVVEGYVSVLEDLLLAYRLPAFTKRARRALVAHPKFYLFDAGVYRSLRPKGLLDRPEEIAGHALEGLVGQHLRAWIAYSKSDSSLHFWRTRSGVEVDFIAYGPEGLFAIEVKNSARIRPQDLRSLKAFKQDYPASKACLLYRGKDTLLKGNILCLPCDEFLRQLRPGQSLGI; this is encoded by the coding sequence ATGGAAAGGCTAAGGCGATTTTTTGATCATCCTCAGGGGAGTTTTTTTCTGTTCGGGCCTCGAGGAACCGGAAAATCAACACTTGCAAAAGAGCGCTTCAAAGAGTCTCTCTATGTTGACCTCTTGGATCCCGAGACATTTCGGATTCTCTCAGCCAATCCCGAGCGCCTCCGGGAGCAACTGCTCACGTCTCCGGATAAGGCTGTTATAGTTATCGATGAGATCCAAAAGGCGCCTCAGTTGCTCGACCTTGTTCACAGCCTTATCGAAGAGAAACGTGGATGGGAGTTTGTACTCACCGGATCGAGTTCGAGGAAACTGAAGCGTGCAGGAGTCGATCTTCTGGCGGGACGCGCCGTGTTGCGTTCTCTCCATCCATTCATGGCCGCGGAACTAGGCAATCGGTTCAGCTTGGACGACGCCCTGCAAGTGGGACTGTTGCCGATCGTACTGGACTCACCTCAACCGAAGCAGGTTCTAAGGACATATGCCGCGCTCTACCTCCGGGAAGAGGTCCAGATGGAAGGTCTGGTGCGGAACATAGGCAATTTCTCGCGCTTCCTTGAGGCCGTGAGCTTTTCTCATGCTTCCTTGATGAACATCAGTAATGTCGCACGCGAATGCAAAGTCGAACGCAAAGTGGTGGAAGGCTATGTCAGCGTTTTAGAAGACCTGCTGCTCGCCTATCGATTGCCAGCTTTTACGAAACGCGCCAGAAGGGCTTTGGTCGCCCACCCGAAATTCTACTTGTTCGACGCAGGAGTTTACAGGTCCTTGCGCCCTAAAGGCCTCCTGGACAGACCTGAAGAAATCGCCGGCCACGCCCTTGAGGGTCTTGTGGGGCAACATCTCCGGGCATGGATTGCCTATTCGAAGAGTGACAGTTCTCTGCACTTCTGGAGAACGCGATCAGGGGTTGAAGTCGATTTCATCGCATATGGTCCTGAGGGACTCTTTGCCATTGAGGTGAAAAATTCTGCCCGCATCCGTCCACAGGACTTGAGATCGCTGAAAGCATTCAAACAGGACTATCCCGCAAGTAAAGCTTGTCTCCTCTACCGGGGTAAGGACACTCTGCTAAAAGGTAACATCCTGTGCCTGCCCTGCGATGAGTTTCTTAGGCAGCTTCGACCAGGGCAATCGTTGGGCATCTGA